The Buchnera aphidicola (Chaitophorus populicola) nucleotide sequence TTTTTTGTAAACTGTTCTTCTAAAAAAAAAAAAATGTTTTAAAAAAATCTATTTATATTAATAAAGGTTATAAAACTTTAAAAGATCCATTAAAAAGAATGCAATATATTTTAAAATTAAATGGATTTAATTTAAAATCAACAAAAATAAATATTAATCTCGATCAATCTTTTTTAAATAAACAATTTAAATATTACCAAAAATTAAATAAAATACAAAAAAATCCAAATAGTTCTCAAAAAATTAACTCATTTTACAATCAAATTGATCAATTAAAAAAAAAATACCAAAAAAAAATCTTGAAGAAATTTAAAGAAAAATCATGGAAAAAATCTTTCTTAATATTTCAGAAAATATTATTTTTAAATAATTTTCAAAAAAAAATTAAAACTTAAAAATAATTACAAAATTTTATGAACTAAAATTTTCAATAAATTCATTAAAATTAAGAGTTTACTTTATATGCCTAAAATAAAATTTTTACCACATAAAAAATTATTACCGAATGGAGGATCTTTTTACGGAAAAGAAGGAGAGTCCATTTTAGACGTTGCTTTAAAAAATAAAATAAAAATAGAACATGCTTGTGAAAAATCATGTTCTTGTAGTACATGCCATTGTATAATTAAAAAAGGATTTTATAGTTTATCTCAAATTACTGAAAAAGAAGAAGATGTTCTAGATAAAGCATGGGGATTAACTGAAACTAGTAGATTATCATGTCAAGCTAAATTAGGAAAATCAAACATTGAAGTTAAAATTCCTAAATATACTTCAAATCATAACTAAATATATAAAATAATTTATATAAAATCATTTTTTTTTAGAATAGGGATTTAAACTATTTTTAAATTCTAGAATTAAAGGAATACCAGATAAATTTAAAGCAGATTTAAAAAAATTATTTAAATACTTCTTATATGTTTGACATAAATTATTTACTCTATTTCCATGTATCACAATGATTGGTGGATTTATTCCACCAGAATGAGCGTATTTTAATTTTGTACGAATATAACTATTTTTAGATACAGGTTTTTGATTTTTTATTGCTTTTTGTAAGATTTTTGTTAATAACATACTACTATTTTTTTGACTCTTTAAAAAATAAATTTTTTTAATAGATTTTAATATAAGATTTCTAATATTTTTTGTAAAAATAGCAGAAATATAATAAAATTTTAAATTTTTAATAAACCGAAAACGAAATAAAAAATTTTTTTTAAACAAAAATTTATCTGTTGTATTTAATAAATCCCATTTATTCAATAAAATAATCATAGGAACGCCAGAGTTATAAATTAAATTTGATAACACTATATCTTGATTAGAAATAATTTTTTCTGTAACATCAATAACTAATATTGATAAATTTGAATTTTTTAAAGTAATAATAGATTTTTTAACAAAGATATTTTCTAAATTATTATATATTTTAGATTTTCTTCTTATTCCAGCTGTATCAAAAAAAATGTATTTTATTTTATCAAAGACTGTAGATACTACAATAGTGTCTCTTGTTGTTCCAGGAATATTCGAAGTTATAATTCTGTTATTTTTTTTTATTAATCTATTTATTAATGTAGATTTCCCAGCGTTTGGTTTTCCAACAATAGCTATTTTAATAATAGATTTATAATTTTTTGAAGAATAATCTTGCTCAGACATATTAATTTTTTTTTTAAAAAATTTATTATTTTTTAAAAAAAATAATAAATCTTTTTTAAATATATTTAAACTTTTATAATTTAAAGCAGAAATTTTATATATTTCTCGAAAACCTAATTTATAAAAATCATTTATATAATCAAAATTTTTTATTTGATCTATCTTATTTATAATTAAAATAATTAGTTTTTTAGATTTTCTTAATTTTTTAGATATTTCTTGGTCTAAATATGTTAATCCAATTTCAGCATTAACTATAAAAAATATTATATCAGATTCAAAAATAGCTAAATTATTTTGAATCAATATTTCTTTTCTTAAAATATCTTTTTTTAATGGAAAAAAACTAGCTGTATCTATTAATTTTATTGTGTATTTTTTTAATAAAAACAATCCAATTTGTCGATCTCTAGCTAAATTTGAATATTTTTTTAAAATTAAAGATTGTTTAGTTTTTGTTAGATAATTAAATATTGTGGACTTTCCTACATTTGAATTTCCAATAAGTGCGATTTTTAAGATCATTTTTTATTTTAATACCTAATTTATAAAATAAAGATTTTTCAAAAAATTAAATAAATTATAAGAAAATTAATTAAAAGAAATATTATTATTAAATTCTAAAAAATTTAATTGACTATTTGTAGAAATATTTTTATTTATATTTTTTTTATATATTTTAGAAATATTACTCCATGGATATTGATTCATATAATTTAATGTTTGCGCAGAATATTCTGAATTTTTTAATTCATACTTC carries:
- the der gene encoding ribosome biogenesis GTPase Der — encoded protein: MILKIALIGNSNVGKSTIFNYLTKTKQSLILKKYSNLARDRQIGLFLLKKYTIKLIDTASFFPLKKDILRKEILIQNNLAIFESDIIFFIVNAEIGLTYLDQEISKKLRKSKKLIILIINKIDQIKNFDYINDFYKLGFREIYKISALNYKSLNIFKKDLLFFLKNNKFFKKKINMSEQDYSSKNYKSIIKIAIVGKPNAGKSTLINRLIKKNNRIITSNIPGTTRDTIVVSTVFDKIKYIFFDTAGIRRKSKIYNNLENIFVKKSIITLKNSNLSILVIDVTEKIISNQDIVLSNLIYNSGVPMIILLNKWDLLNTTDKFLFKKNFLFRFRFIKNLKFYYISAIFTKNIRNLILKSIKKIYFLKSQKNSSMLLTKILQKAIKNQKPVSKNSYIRTKLKYAHSGGINPPIIVIHGNRVNNLCQTYKKYLNNFFKSALNLSGIPLILEFKNSLNPYSKKK
- the hscB gene encoding Fe-S protein assembly co-chaperone HscB, whose translation is MNKGYKTLKDPLKRMQYILKLNGFNLKSTKININLDQSFLNKQFKYYQKLNKIQKNPNSSQKINSFYNQIDQLKKKYQKKILKKFKEKSWKKSFLIFQKILFLNNFQKKIKT
- the fdx gene encoding ISC system 2Fe-2S type ferredoxin yields the protein MPKIKFLPHKKLLPNGGSFYGKEGESILDVALKNKIKIEHACEKSCSCSTCHCIIKKGFYSLSQITEKEEDVLDKAWGLTETSRLSCQAKLGKSNIEVKIPKYTSNHN